The Harmonia axyridis chromosome 3, icHarAxyr1.1, whole genome shotgun sequence nucleotide sequence CCCATGTTGGAATCGAAAGAAGTCGTTTCCACGTAATTTTCCGTGATTTGGGTACTCTAAATGAAAAAGAATGTTGAAGGATGAACTGAAAAGAACTTATTCTACAAAGCAGAGTTAAAAGCAGCAGTTCTGTATTTTTAAATGAACTCCCAAGAGTTATACAATATTATATTGAGATTTTAAATATGATCGTCAATTGGCTTGGAAtatcaagtaaaaaaaaatgcataaatttacattttttgcTTTATACTGAGAAACAAAATGCTTTATATTGCTTCAGCAGCATTTAATCAATTGCACGGTTTTGACCTGAACGCATTGTGAAGTATATTTTTTCAAGCGTGAATGTGAGGTATTTTATgcattattcaatttattgttTCCTCCTCCTCAAATAATCGAAAATCATCActttatattaattttaaaaagtGTTCATAAAGGTTAACGGTATTCCGTTAGAAACTCTAAGATATTGCAATTTCGTATTCAGATCAAGAAAAGTATTCAACGGAGAGCAGTTGAAATCTATTCTAATTAACCGCTAAACTAGGTACTTCGACCTGATCTCAGCTCTGATAGCTGTTccatattcaaatattaaaaaaacatatttctcAATTACCTGGATTTAAGCTTGAGTGATAATAAAGTGAATTTGAATGTTTCTTTGAAAGCCTGAGTACTTCTACTAAGGTCGAGAATAACATCATtttcattcaagatgaattTTCTCGAGTTTATCACTGGAAAGTATTATGCATTATATACAGGCTGTTCATCCATCGACGCAATGCTCTGTTATGGTTCACTGAAAATTTCTCATTGCAGTACCTCAAGATCCTAATGATACCGtgccgaaaaattttttgtaaattttagcGCTTAACCGTAATAGAGCGTCGCATCAATggaggaacatcctgtatataatgCGTAATACTggggaaaattcaaaatgaaaatgattttatttttgatctGAGTTGGGAGTAGTCaggatttgaaatttcaaatctaTCAGAATCTATCTTAATATCTTTCAGGcaattgagaaatttcatttttcatatatttgaaTATGGAACAACTATTTGAGCTCAGATCAGGAGCTCTAATGAAGCGACAATcttgtgtcgaaaaaaaaattgaaaacttcttAAAGTAATAGTCACGCCAATTTTTAAATTTGAGACAAATTCATCATTATTCAAGCATTGATTAGGGAAAATTTCAATACACCATATACATATAACGGAGATACAGTTTAATTCAGTTATCTCTAAACTGAACATTCCGTAGAAGTTTATTGACtcattgttttgtttatttcttgaattgaaAACAAAGTTCGAATCATAATCAGTGGCGAAGGTAACCAGAAGAAATGTTGTATACATATTTCAGAATGTTTAGtcactttgaaattttgaaacaatAATGTTCTATTGTCAAAAAACAACTGACCAACCTACAGTAGCGTAACAATAGGGTGACAGGGTTGGCAAAATTCCTCGAGAGGCTGCGAGCTCAGAAATAACCTATAAGATTACGTTTTTGTCAGGATCAATTGAGCTCATCCTTTTAGAACTGTGcccattttttatattttgttctaGTAACCTGCACAGTCTGTCCAAGAAGATCTTTCAGAGTAGGACACCATCCATATGTGCTTCAGCTATCACATAGTGAGGATTGAAAACTGGCCAGCCTAGGTGCTTGGTCCCAGGGCCTGCTAGTTCTGGTCATTTGCACAGCCTGGCCAATTCTTTCTCCGATTTGCTGAGCCTCAAGATTTCATCTGCCGTCAGGCCCATTAGGCACAAATGGCATTTCTGAAGACAGTTACTCTCAGCAATCATCAATGGTCTAGGGCGGTTAAAATTTCACGAATCTTTTTGCTTGTGTGATTCTGGATGTGTTCTACCAGAGGATCTCTTTGcttcttattattatttgaactggggtcgttttggttcggtaagccttccgggaactgcgaccatacAGATCTGTTGTTCCCTATCCTACTCCTCcatagaaacccaaggaggtcgtcaatgacggtaataaaactgacaacctccttaggggccttgaccgttacctctctggtatccaggacccatgtgaatggttcttaggccagccagctccggatacttgcataccatgtgctcggctgtttctgcttccgatccacagagcctgcaaatctcgtttgctgactttcccatacggtacaaatgatgtttgtaccgacagtgccccgtcagcagtcccaccatcacccgaagctcggctcgtgacagcttcttggcgtaggtaggtgaaatcgtcacgaatttctttgcctgaacaagtctaggagtgttagtccagtggattatcctgttgttcaactcccatagctggaccgcagttttatattggtcttttcccagcccacagaaaggctcaggtccagcaggtgtttaccttgatgcactttttgcaagttcatcagctttttcattgccttcaaccccacagtgccctggtacccatagtagagtctcCTTATTTCATCTGGCCAGTTGCTCCTTGCTTCTTACTTGTGTTTCTTTTTGAGACACAATTTTGAGCACAGTTGACAGTTAGAGTTTCTGTCTGCCAGACAGACAGTTAATGTCGTAATAGCATGGATCAATTTAGGCCTATATAACCCTATGCCAGTTCGTTTCACCTATTTTGTTCTAAAACTATGTACCCTATGGAGAAATTGATGTTTAATTGATTCACGAAATCCAAAGTGCCCTGACGGTCACAAATGACCATTTTCTCAACAAAATGtagagaatataataaattgaagTTAAAGAAAACTAAAAGCCATATACAAGTTCAAATTAATCATTAAGATTTAAACGTATTCATAAGAAATCCATCATTTTGAAAACGCATCCATTGGTACTTTGCCGGTACGGCTAAAATGACCTAATTAAacatagtggcgacaattcgttcaaattgagcctaaaaatggcgaatggggacATAGAAATTTTCACTGCAATTGACTGAAATGACctgacacacgtcaaaatcaaaattattgggcctgatagtatttgattgtacATAGAATGAACTAATTCAACTTAAGAATACTACAGTCActaaataaaatgggccttaggccttacattttgaataaatcccaaaaatcaggtgaaTAGAGAATATAAACAAATGGCGCCATATTTAGGCccaaccaatcaaaaacgagaccacgcttgtcgTCACTGTGGTTAATTGAGTCACTGTAGACGGCTAGATAGTGGCGCCACATAATCGATAATGGAACTACACTTTCAATAACTGCACTCACTGCattatttttataacaaaataaaaaatttttattccgtTCTCTGTCTGttttaacaaataatattgcTCTGATTTCTTCACAATAATGGATCTTGAAATTTGTTACTAATTTCTCGAAAGTGAGTATTTCCTAAATTGCAACAATGGAACAAACGAATTGAGCAGAGGATAGCGAAAATAGGTACCTTACAACGTGACAATAACAATTTCACAaacgtttcatatttatatAGCCTATAGTTTCTAGTCCGTGTCAGAGAAAGTGCAGACAGATGATGGTCATTTAAATACATTCATATGGAAGTTAGAGATTCAAATCATAATggtaataaatgttattattatgcCAAAGTCTCCGACAGTttacaaatataatttttgaggGAAACAATTGAATAGTTATACAGGATCTTTGGTAATTCAATGTTATTCTTTGAAGGAATCATTTGCATGAAATCATGTCCAATGAACTAAGGGTTTAAAAGTGGATGGTTACTGAGCTATAACAGATTTCCGGTTTTTCAGAAAAGCTCTGAGCTGTGAAAGTTCAACTTGGAAGCTGAAGAATGAGGGTTCACTTTGATGAGGAGGATGGTCGCCCCAAACTTAAAACATTTTAGAAATTCATAATTATGAATTTCTaccgtatttggagtgaagctaatcctaaagtgtatgtcgaaacaccgttacatccagaaaaactgactggtgcgctttatgggctggtggaatcattggtccgtacttcttcaaaacgatgatggccagaacgttacagccaatggtgatcggtatagagccatgattactaactttttcattcctgaattgaacaacaatgatgtccaggagctgtggttccaacaagacggcacaacatgtcacacagctcgagccacaatcgatttattgaaagacacgtttggtgacagcctaatttcacgttttggacctgtgaattggcctccaagatctagaccgcttgactactttctgtggggctatgttaagtcattggtctatgcggataagccacaaacccttgaccatttggaagacaacattcgcagtgttattgccgatatacggccacaaatgttggaaaaagtcatcgaaaattggacgtccagattggactacatccgagccaaccgtggcggtcatatgccagaaatcatatttaaaatgtaatgccacaagattatcttgcggataaataaaatttatgtcaatcgaataatccatcgttgttttattgcaatttaaagttctatagctctaaaaaaacaccgaTAAGGATAATCTAGGAAGTAACAGCCCTCTTTTTATTTAactttgtttttaaaattttcatcgaaaaacttCAGATCGCTATCCACTTGATAAATTTGTTTGATTTATTTGTTACACTACATCAATCCAATAAATTCATACATAGTCCTTAATTTTTTCACGTGAATTTGATGCGTTATGTAGCGAATAAGAAAGTCTGTTTGAAGATTCGTGTGATGTGAACTTGCATATTTGTGTTGaatgttttgttttgaatttccaTAGCACAATTGACTAATCAGTCTTTGAATGGTTTACGAAAAATCCTGATTAAAAATTTCTACATTTAACTTTTACAGAACTACCtcttttactctcaaatatgaAAACGAAAATACATCGTTTCTGGGTTAATGTAGCAAAACCAAAAATCTAAGCAAGCAAGCAAGCACGCCATTCGAAAATACAGCCTTAATGCAACAATGAACAAAGAACAAGCACATCACATGTGATTGCACCTAGTCTCACCTCCCATCATTTTCAAAACTCTTAATCCTTTTCGCGACGCATTTACCCTAGCTATAGATCGAAAATACTGATTCCTAAGGTACTCACCTCGACTATCTCGTCTTTCTGTTCGAACCTGTTGATCTGTTTCATGATGCCCACCGATTTCAGCTGGTTGACATCGTGCTTTTTATTCTTACAAAGTGAGTCTTCTTTCTCGTCTGCCCCTTTCATGAACTGCGACGTCAAGTTCTGCACAATCTTGGCCGGTACAGTCTCGGTATCTCTCTCCCTGTTCTTTGCTGAGGCATCAGACTTGGTGACAATATAATTCTTGACGATCTCGTCTACTATTCTGGTCTGACCGGGAGATTTTATCTCGCGAAAAGCATCGTCAGTCTCATCTTCTTGCACCTGCACACCGTCTCCGTTCTCGTCTGGTTTAGTTTTCACTTCAGTAGATTCTTTTTCCTTAAGATTAGGTTGTTCGGTCATTGCTATGTAATCCATGACCTCGGCATCGTCGTAACCAGCCTTCTGGTGTTCCTCCAAGTCCTCCGCGGTTCTCCTGGCCCTCTCCTCGTCCTCTTGATCTTCCTCGGCGGCCCCTTCGCTGTTGATGTAGTCTTGGATAACGCCGAATCTATCGACTTTTCTTGAGCTAATTGGTGCATCTTCAGGCCTGGAAGGGTCCAAGACAAAATTGGAGGAGTCGGAATCCGACACTTGCTTGTCCAAGGAATAGACGTCGCTGGTCTCTGTCACGTCATCGTCTTCTGCAAATTCGTACATTTTACGCTGTTCTATCTGGGACACAATTTCCGGCAACGCTTCAGACAAAGATTCCGAAGTGTTTTCCAATCTGTTGAATAAACTTTGTATAACCAAGGAGTTCGATCGGTTGAAGACGAGGAAGTCTGAGAGGTCTGTTTTAGGCGGCGGACAAGCAGTTTTGGAAAGAAAGATTTGCAGCCTCACTGCCATTTATAGAGTCGATGGTAAAACGATATTATCAAACAAGATCGTTGTGGGACAAAACAAAACGAATACAATTAAAAAGTAGCTAATTAGTGGTTCCACCTATTGATTCATATTTCCCTATTCCATTCAGAATCGAATAATGCGTGAACATTTCAAGCAAAATAATTTAGTAGGACcggatatatttttttaattattctaaATTGAGTTGAATTGAGTGTAAGAGCAGTTCATAACGAATTGAAAGCAATACACCAGCATAATATCCAATTTAACTCATAATAATGCAAATAATTTGATTTCAAAAGCCAGATAATATCATTATCAAATCATTTTCTCCAATTATTTGACAGAATGTGATGTAGTGTATAATTTGCATAGGTGCACTCAACGTAACAGAACCAATATCGGATATTCAAGAGTGGAAACCAAgtaaatcattgaataattattatagaATGGGGTGGAGGTATCCTCAAACTGGATGACAGAACTAAAATACAATAAAGCCTGCGAAATGTCCAGATTTTTTTGTAGTTACAAAAATTTGTAGTAGGATGTGGCCTGTGCTATTGGTTCTTTCAAAAATATCTCGATAACTTACATACAATGAAAAATACTGTTAGATGGTCCCTTCTAGGGTAGGTAACAACCACATGCAGGCAAAGATAGATAAAGAGGAGTTTACCGAATCCATAACACTGGGAAGAGACATAAGACAAGAAGACTCATTGAAACCCTTTGCTATTCAAAATGATCATAGACGAAATTATAAAAATGGTCTGTAGACTGTAAGGTTAAACTTGAGATGGGAAATTCATATATACGCTAAGCGGATAATGCATATCTCGTGGCAGATTGAAAATGACTTGCAGAGGCTTCTACATATGCCCAACACAGTTTCTCAATATCTTGGGATCATAATATCAACATCAAAGAGAAAGTGCATGACTATATGCAAAACACCTCTCAGATGTAAAGTAGTTGTAAATGGGAACATCAAACAAAAAGTGCTGAAGTTCAATTATTTGGGCCTAGACATCTCTAGTTTTGAGGACAGAAGCAAAAGTAAGAACACAAGTGGTCAAGGCAAGAAGAACAGCCTCACTGCTGATTGATACCATATTCCGAAACAGATATCtgagaattgacagaaaaagaaGTATATACAAGAGCACTATAAGACCTAttctaatgcccgccactcacgaagcgtttcttccagcgtttggtagcaagcgtcgaagagattccagtcggacagtcaagttcatactctgatttacagtcgtatggccgtgtcccgagctgtctgactggaatctcttcgacgcttgctaccaaccgctggaagaaacgcttcgtgagtggcgggcattacaTATGCAGCAGAACCAATACTTGAAACATCGAATATATGCCAGATGAAGGTAGAATGGAGGCATACTCTATGGAATAGGCAAAGAAGCGAGGACTTCAGGAGAACATGTCATCACCCAAATGGCAGAGGAATCAAGAAGACGAGAGGGAGACACATGAGATTTCTACAAAGTCACTCTCATTTAAATTGTTGAGTACCTACTTACAAGATTCAAATAAGATATTTAGTGCATAACGAAAATTGATAGATTGAATGACGAATAATGAATGAGGCCTTTAAAGTGAGAGTTACATGAACAAGAAGCCATGTTTTGGCAGAGAAGATGAGAAGGAGAAAAGGGAGATTTCTACAAAGCCATTCTCATTTGAATTGTCGAGTATTTACctgattcaaataaaatatcaagTGCATAATAAAAACTGATAGATGGAATGACGAATATATGGAATGAGGCCTTCAAACTGAGAAATACATCAACAAGAGGTCATGTTATGGCAGAGAAGATGAGAAGGAGAAAAGGAGAAAAGCCATTCTCATTTGAATTGTCGAGTATTTACctgattcaaataaaatatcaagTGCATAATAAAAACTGATAGATGGAATGACGAATATATGGAATGAGGCCTTCAAACTGAGAAATACATCAACAAGAGGTCATGTTATGGCAGAGAAGATGAGAAGGAGAAACAGGAGACATCTACAAAGTCACTCTCATTTAAATTGTCGAATAATTACTGGAtgcaaaaaatatattcagttcATAAAGAACACTAACATGTAGATGTAAGATGAATGTGGATGGAATAAGGCATTCTAAGTGAGGAAGACATCAACAAGAAGCTATGTTATGGCAAAGAAGATGAGGAGAAGAGACAATTCCTACAAAGTCCGCCTTTTATTTCAATTGTCGAGTACTTACTTATCGAAACAGCCAGTGACAGGCCTCGTTGACTTGAGATCCTCCAAGTTCTCGTAGATGGATTCATCCATCGTTTCCAAATTCTCGTAGATGTTTTCCTGCACCTGATCCACGTACTTTTCGGCTAAAGGCTCGCTGGTCTCTTTTCCATCTGGAGTCTTTTCCGCTGGAGGCTTTTCAATACCGGCGATAACCTCAACGTCACCACCACCCACCAGCACCAGGTCCGGTTGGTTTGCGGCTGTTGAAGACTCTTCGCTACGACTGCTATCTTTTGGCGATGAGTTCGCGCTCGATTCCCTCCTGAAGCCTTTAAGGAAGTCGACGTTCTCCTCTGAAGGGGTGAGCATCGGCGACGTGACGGTCTGGGTAAAGAACAACGTGGAGGTGTCATCTGTGGAGAGGAGCATTCTGTCTTTGGCTGACTTCAGATCAGCCTTCTCGGGCGTATCCACCGAAGCGGCTGTGAGAAGGGTGAAGCTAGGTTTCGTCTTCTCCGAAGCGATGTCTTCTTTAACCAAACCGGTGTCACCATGATCTTCGGTTCTCAGATCTTCATAAATGACCTCGGTGTTGACTTTTTTTATCGTTTCAACGTTACCGTCCATGTCCATGTATTCGGATGAGGTCTTCGTAATACTCTGTACGTTTTCGTAGATGTTTTCTGTCGTGGCAGAATCTGAGTGGCCGTTGGAAATGTTGGAGGAGTTGGAGGAGTTTAAGATTTCTACGGTTCTCTCTGTTTTCAGAAAACTCTTAGTGATGGTCGAGGAGGATTTCACAGTTTCAATGTTTTCGTACAGCGTTTCCTCTTGCTCGGTGGATTCTGATTGTTTTTCTAGGGTATCCTGAAATATTATGTTAGTTGCACGCAAACAGCACAAACAAATATATTAATAAAGGTGCAGAAGAAGTAATTATCTCATCATGGCATTTGAATACACCGAGAATATTTCAGAGTGGACTATTTTGATACGATAATTGCTTCTTCTGCCTTTTaattcaaacaacaaaaatcacaCACTTGGCTTAGACAGCTTTTTAGACGCATATTGAACTCTTCCATTAGCGATTCTTCTAAGTTATCCTCACTTACTATTCTCGATTTCTTCACTGTTTCAGCCATCTgaaaagagaaatatatattttagaaACAGAATATATGTGGTTCACAGTTGAAATTATGAGACTATTTTCAATTGATATCTTCCGATATTTTCCGAataatatgcaaaaaaccgccagaaaatgatttttttttatcctttttccattttttcaatgtttcgtcACAAAAATTTGGTGACAAACCTCAGATTCAGCatccaaaaaaaacataatttcgaataaaatcaaaaataccACAAAAAGCGAGTTTTTGCAGAGACAGCAACATACgtaaattttcaactatcgttcGAGCCAGAACGGTTTATCGGACAAAAAAACTCAATGGAagaaatttgtatgaaattttatacagggtgattcacgtttatggaaaactaatcataattttgtgctgaaaatttgcataatggggtttaagacaatgatctctcttcctaaaatatttttagatctttacaacttccggttataccggaaacagactactactttcttatttttcttatttcaaatgacacaacCAGTATATCATTACattattagatagctttttttcatcacaatttcagcaatatgccataccttggtaaaaactcaacggttcatgagttaatgggaattttatgaaaaaatggtgacgatgaggacttcttttttttttaagattttgtttaagatcATTTTAGCGACTTTTCTTCTTTAAAGACGCGCTATACAAAGAATagaccaatcaacggcatcattttAAAATGTTGAAAGTAGTTTATTAtcgatttaacctcaaaacggcATTGACAAAAAGACGATGTGAGCGCCGCCATAAGAAAAGAAAAAGGTACCAATACCATTTGAATCCAAGAAGACTGGTCGCTTTAAAAGACGCCActttaatcttaaggtttttctaGAGTAATGGGgacaccagtgttttagacatcttagttaatagaaatattttttcgtattttttacTGAGCTATCACAAACGGGTGtttcttttcgaggtatataactttaagttggcattactgttcaagatg carries:
- the LOC123675614 gene encoding F-actin-monooxygenase Mical isoform X30, with product MIPSLKKPVSFSERGFGILDRGELNMAETVKKSRIVSEDNLEESLMEEFNMRLKSCLSQDTLEKQSESTEQEETLYENIETVKSSSTITKSFLKTERTVEILNSSNSSNISNGHSDSATTENIYENVQSITKTSSEYMDMDGNVETIKKVNTEVIYEDLRTEDHGDTGLVKEDIASEKTKPSFTLLTAASVDTPEKADLKSAKDRMLLSTDDTSTLFFTQTVTSPMLTPSEENVDFLKGFRRESSANSSPKDSSRSEESSTAANQPDLVLVGGGDVEVIAGIEKPPAEKTPDGKETSEPLAEKYVDQVQENIYENLETMDESIYENLEDLKSTRPVTGCFDKLENTSESLSEALPEIVSQIEQRKMYEFAEDDDVTETSDVYSLDKQVSDSDSSNFVLDPSRPEDAPISSRKVDRFGVIQDYINSEGAAEEDQEDEERARRTAEDLEEHQKAGYDDAEVMDYIAMTEQPNLKEKESTEVKTKPDENGDGVQVQEDETDDAFREIKSPGQTRIVDEIVKNYIVTKSDASAKNRERDTETVPAKIVQNLTSQFMKGADEKEDSLCKNKKHDVNQLKSVGIMKQINRFEQKDEIVEKSSFSKFDALQKKNVLHIRSSDSTRAQEKFNGTGIDTTLCKCCGKQVFQMEQIKAEKAVWHKNCFRCHECNKQLNVDTYESHEGTLYCKPHFKALFAPKAVDDIDEPPSDKPDLGLEELQSLNVKERFHVFEQHQSSDSTLERTQVNVKRSPSILSKLAKFQSKGMDIGVTDESLNGIPIEESSSDEEEENIPEGEDAELVRAKRVQKEKPFHFTGMSDVKNRFEHGESNSRDERREERKQEIQSIRNKLFMGKQGKMKEAYQEAVMKSESSVNLKKEDIQVCDTKTIKERFEKGEIVQEAKDEKDEEELEIYESEISKKSRSLFLELDANASKAPQLTTAAPKLEIKKAREGSTPERELYHDPDIVRADEVIEDSVIAKETHTATKMLNKFRQMEENMSKEPVPQGPKPLKRFTPPPEPSREDKSSEEEGSESEEEEVDELDQINSQKVEDEDLIEAKKAARAKQLTAKFEKWEAQEIKKEQNNLINVNEDDQSQIESTKLLRERFESMKATHIEVNKQPKIKVNRFV